In Terriglobales bacterium, the following proteins share a genomic window:
- a CDS encoding ABC transporter permease produces MFFLKEIVAQGWHSLNRNRLRSVLTMLGIVWGLASVVLLLGYGEGLGKEIVIADQGIGNAVVHLWGGQTSMQAGGQRAGRRVRFKYEDVEAIREEVPLIKAVSAETDDAVGFKVGTRVVSNMVKAVDLPYGPMRRLDIEEGRYFNESDYLEHRNVMVVGPDAAKKIWGNRPALGATATVNGQTFEVIGVLRRKIQDSSNNCQDNNCVFMPYQTAKELLDFRDPDMILFQPVHPRENKEAILAARTVLGRLHQFDPKDEKAVPAWDTIEDSAELRNFTIGLNVLLGMIGALTLGVGGVGVMNIMLVSVTERTREIGLRKALGARPRHILVQFLIEALVLTFIGGVIGVIVSYALAYAIPPMPLYSDLYKTANNEGDIFLRPSMMVMTVSFIVLTIVGLTSGFWPALKAARMNPIEALRYE; encoded by the coding sequence ATGTTCTTCCTCAAGGAGATCGTCGCGCAGGGCTGGCACTCGCTGAATCGCAATCGCCTGCGCTCCGTGCTGACGATGCTGGGGATCGTGTGGGGGCTGGCGTCGGTCGTGCTGCTGCTCGGCTACGGCGAGGGCCTGGGCAAGGAGATCGTCATCGCCGACCAGGGCATCGGCAACGCCGTCGTCCACCTTTGGGGAGGCCAGACCTCGATGCAGGCGGGCGGGCAGCGCGCCGGCCGCCGCGTCCGATTCAAGTATGAGGACGTCGAGGCTATCCGCGAGGAAGTACCGCTCATCAAGGCGGTGAGCGCCGAGACCGACGACGCGGTCGGGTTCAAGGTCGGCACCCGGGTCGTCAGCAACATGGTGAAGGCCGTGGACCTGCCCTACGGGCCGATGCGGCGGCTCGACATCGAGGAGGGCCGCTACTTCAACGAGAGCGACTACCTCGAGCATCGCAACGTGATGGTCGTCGGGCCGGACGCGGCGAAGAAGATCTGGGGGAACCGTCCCGCGCTGGGCGCGACCGCCACCGTCAACGGCCAGACCTTCGAGGTCATCGGGGTGCTGCGGCGCAAGATCCAGGACTCTTCCAACAACTGCCAGGACAACAACTGCGTCTTCATGCCGTACCAGACCGCGAAAGAGCTGCTCGACTTCCGCGATCCCGACATGATCCTGTTCCAGCCGGTCCACCCGCGCGAGAACAAGGAAGCCATCCTGGCGGCGCGCACCGTGCTGGGCCGCCTCCACCAGTTCGACCCCAAGGACGAGAAGGCCGTGCCCGCGTGGGACACGATCGAAGACTCCGCCGAACTGCGCAACTTCACCATCGGGCTGAACGTGCTGCTCGGAATGATCGGGGCGCTCACGCTGGGCGTGGGCGGCGTGGGCGTGATGAACATCATGCTGGTCTCGGTGACCGAGCGGACGCGCGAGATCGGGCTGCGCAAGGCATTGGGCGCGCGCCCGCGCCACATCCTGGTGCAGTTCCTCATCGAGGCGCTGGTGCTCACCTTCATCGGCGGCGTGATCGGCGTGATCGTGTCGTACGCGCTCGCCTACGCCATCCCGCCCATGCCGCTCTACAGCGACCTCTACAAGACCGCCAACAACGAAGGCGACATCTTCCTCCGGCCCTCCATGATGGTCATGACCGTCTCGTTCATCGTGCTGACCATCGTGGGCCTGACCTCCGGCTTCTGGCCCGCCCTCAAAGCCGCCCGCATGAACCCCATCGAAGCCCTGCGCTACGAGTAG